A single genomic interval of Stenotrophomonas sp. ZAC14D1_NAIMI4_1 harbors:
- a CDS encoding GNAT family N-acetyltransferase yields the protein MDAGGIGKRGYALAEAAPAEVERLCASLQAFNQPFVGDAAETYIRLVVRDRDGALLGGILAEVALDWLEIQVLWVEPGERSSGVGAALLTACERRACALGAHGARLDTFDWQAEGFYARHGYVCFGRLQDYPRGHARVFMSKRL from the coding sequence ATGGATGCTGGGGGTATTGGAAAGCGTGGTTATGCGCTTGCGGAGGCTGCCCCGGCAGAGGTTGAGCGACTGTGCGCATCGCTGCAGGCGTTCAATCAGCCCTTCGTGGGTGACGCTGCGGAGACTTACATCCGCTTGGTGGTGCGGGATCGCGACGGTGCTCTGCTGGGCGGAATTCTTGCCGAAGTGGCGTTGGACTGGCTGGAGATTCAGGTGTTGTGGGTCGAGCCCGGTGAGAGATCAAGCGGTGTGGGGGCTGCCCTGCTGACGGCGTGCGAACGCCGGGCGTGTGCGCTGGGTGCGCATGGTGCGCGGCTGGATACGTTTGATTGGCAGGCAGAGGGGTTTTACGCGCGGCACGGGTATGTGTGCTTTGGACGGTTGCAGGACTACCCACGTGGGCATGCGAGGGTTTTCATGAGCAAGCGGTTGTAG
- a CDS encoding LysR family transcriptional regulator, producing the protein MIDDLHELRTFERIVHGGSLSAAARDLGVSLAVVSKRLTSLERRLKVRLLNRSTRRASLTDEGQLFRVHCQNVLDAVEAAEAALEQRQDVVAGVLRLTAPNGFGRRHVVPAVRSFQKAHPGVRVHLSLRDEVVDLVGEGIELALRYGTLDDSRLVARQLAPNRRVLCASPEYLQRRGVPGRIADLQGHDCIASGSPPVSHWRFLEGSRTIAVPVNATTLCDDGEVAQLMAVQGAGIARKSIWDVAEDLQAGRLVEVLPDHALATSPLSAVHGPGRQLAPRVRVFLDHLQRHLQSTIAWRYATGPHASPD; encoded by the coding sequence GTGATCGATGATCTCCACGAGCTGCGCACCTTTGAGCGCATCGTCCACGGCGGCAGCCTGTCTGCCGCTGCGCGCGACCTGGGGGTGTCCCTGGCGGTGGTCAGCAAGCGGCTGACCTCGCTGGAGCGCAGGCTGAAAGTGCGGCTGCTCAACCGTAGTACGCGGCGCGCCTCACTCACCGATGAAGGGCAGCTATTCCGGGTGCATTGCCAGAACGTGCTGGATGCCGTGGAGGCCGCAGAAGCTGCCCTAGAGCAGCGCCAGGACGTGGTGGCCGGCGTGCTGCGGCTGACCGCGCCCAACGGGTTTGGCCGCCGCCACGTAGTGCCGGCGGTGCGCAGCTTCCAGAAGGCCCATCCGGGTGTGCGGGTACACCTCTCACTGCGCGATGAAGTGGTGGACCTGGTGGGGGAGGGCATCGAACTGGCCCTGCGCTACGGCACGCTGGACGATTCGCGCCTGGTGGCGCGGCAACTGGCCCCGAACCGGCGGGTGCTGTGCGCGTCGCCCGAGTATCTGCAGCGGCGGGGCGTGCCGGGCCGCATTGCCGATCTGCAGGGCCACGACTGCATCGCCAGCGGCAGCCCGCCGGTCAGCCATTGGCGCTTCCTGGAAGGCAGCCGGACCATTGCCGTACCGGTCAACGCCACGACCCTGTGCGATGACGGCGAAGTGGCGCAGTTGATGGCCGTGCAGGGCGCCGGCATTGCGCGGAAATCCATCTGGGATGTGGCCGAGGATCTGCAGGCCGGCCGGCTGGTGGAGGTGCTGCCCGACCACGCACTGGCCACCTCACCCCTGAGTGCCGTGCATGGCCCCGGCAGGCAGTTGGCGCCCCGGGTGCGCGTGTTCCTCGACCACCTGCAGCGCCACCTGCAGAGCACCATCGCCTGGCGTTACGCAACCGGCCCGCATGCCTCACCCGATTAA
- a CDS encoding GMC family oxidoreductase has protein sequence MALVKPKVDAVIVGMGWTGAILAKELTDAGLHVVALERGGDRDTQPDFAYPNVVDELEGSVHRRYLQSLSQETVTIRHKTSDTAVPYRQMGSFKPGTGVGGAGSHWSGAHFRPLPEDMKLRSNVEQRYGKAFIPADMTIQDFPLTYAELEPHLHMFELVCGTSGKAGVINGVVQQGGNPFEGSRSAEYPLGPNPNYLGGELFYKAAKEMGWHPYPIPASNASGPYVNPYGCQLGPCNACGFCSDYGCLNYSKASPNACILPVLRQRPKFELRTHSQVLKVNLDGSRSKATGVTYLDAQGREVEQPADLVLLCAFQLYNVHLMLLSGIGQPYDPESNTGTVGRNYSYQNLNRVVLFFDETVQANGFIGIGGAGTTMDDLNGNQLDNAKAGFVGGGLVWARQPGAGPVRGINVPSGTPAWGAKWKKAAADNFRHNFYYEVQGACMSYRQHYLSLDPTYKDAFGRPLLRMTFDWHPNEIKASQFFVDKAMQMSKVLDPLSMSGDAKKDGERYNITKYQSTHTCGGAIMGADPKTSALNRYLQSWDVSNVFVIGANAFPQNNGYNPTGLVGGLAYWAATAIREKYLPDPGPLVQA, from the coding sequence ATGGCACTTGTGAAACCGAAAGTCGACGCGGTCATCGTCGGCATGGGCTGGACGGGCGCGATCCTGGCCAAGGAACTGACCGATGCGGGCCTGCATGTGGTGGCGCTGGAGCGCGGCGGCGACCGCGATACCCAGCCTGATTTTGCCTACCCCAACGTGGTGGATGAGCTGGAAGGTTCGGTACACCGGCGTTATCTGCAGAGCCTCTCGCAGGAAACGGTGACCATCCGCCACAAGACCTCCGATACAGCCGTGCCCTACCGGCAGATGGGCTCGTTCAAGCCGGGCACCGGTGTGGGCGGTGCAGGCAGCCATTGGTCAGGCGCGCACTTCCGTCCGCTGCCGGAAGACATGAAGCTGCGCAGCAATGTGGAGCAGCGTTACGGCAAGGCCTTCATTCCGGCCGACATGACCATCCAGGATTTTCCGTTGACCTATGCCGAGCTGGAGCCGCACCTGCACATGTTCGAGCTGGTGTGCGGCACTTCCGGCAAGGCCGGTGTCATCAACGGTGTGGTGCAGCAGGGTGGCAACCCATTCGAGGGCTCGCGCTCGGCCGAATATCCGCTGGGCCCCAATCCCAACTACCTGGGCGGTGAGCTGTTCTACAAGGCGGCCAAGGAAATGGGCTGGCACCCCTACCCCATCCCGGCCTCCAACGCTTCAGGCCCGTACGTGAACCCATATGGCTGCCAGCTGGGGCCGTGCAACGCGTGCGGTTTCTGCAGTGATTACGGCTGCCTGAACTATTCCAAGGCCAGCCCGAATGCCTGCATCCTGCCGGTGCTGCGCCAGCGCCCGAAGTTCGAGCTGCGCACCCATTCGCAGGTGCTGAAGGTGAATCTGGATGGCAGCCGCAGCAAGGCCACGGGCGTGACCTATCTGGATGCGCAGGGCCGCGAGGTGGAACAGCCGGCGGACCTGGTGCTGCTGTGCGCGTTCCAGCTCTACAACGTGCACCTGATGCTGCTGTCCGGTATCGGCCAGCCCTACGACCCGGAAAGCAACACCGGGACGGTGGGCCGCAACTATTCCTACCAGAACCTCAACCGGGTGGTGCTGTTCTTTGACGAGACGGTGCAGGCCAACGGTTTCATCGGCATTGGCGGTGCGGGCACCACGATGGACGACCTCAACGGCAACCAGCTGGACAACGCCAAGGCGGGCTTTGTGGGCGGCGGTCTGGTGTGGGCGCGGCAGCCCGGTGCGGGCCCGGTGCGTGGCATCAACGTGCCCAGCGGTACGCCCGCCTGGGGCGCGAAGTGGAAGAAGGCGGCGGCGGACAACTTCCGCCACAACTTCTATTACGAGGTGCAGGGCGCGTGCATGTCCTACCGGCAGCACTACCTGAGCCTTGACCCGACCTACAAGGATGCTTTCGGCCGGCCGCTGCTGCGCATGACCTTCGATTGGCACCCCAACGAGATCAAGGCCTCGCAGTTCTTCGTGGACAAGGCCATGCAGATGAGCAAGGTGCTGGACCCGCTTTCGATGAGCGGCGATGCCAAGAAGGACGGCGAGCGCTACAACATCACCAAGTACCAGAGCACGCACACCTGTGGCGGCGCGATCATGGGCGCGGACCCGAAGACCTCCGCGCTCAACCGCTACCTGCAGAGCTGGGATGTCTCCAACGTTTTCGTGATTGGCGCCAACGCCTTCCCGCAGAACAACGGCTACAACCCCACCGGCCTCGTGGGCGGGCTGGCGTACTGGGCGGCCACGGCCATCCGTGAAAAGTACCTGCCCGACCCGGGCCCGCTGGTGCAGGCCTGA
- a CDS encoding gluconate 2-dehydrogenase subunit 3 family protein → MLHNSHPAGSQTMKDDPDKTLPALTRRRFFQGLTLIPVAAALPGCAPGDAPGQAATRAEAGTPYAPQFFTTAEWAFVVAACDRLIPSDEVGPGAVESGVPEFLDRHMQTPYAAGDIWYMQGPFLEAPSEFGYQGKLALRDILRVGIAAFDAQCRKQHQGKTFAQLDHAEQETLLKAAEGGKLELEGISSKLFFSNLLGEVKNGYFADPKYGANKDMGAWKMIGYPGVRADYLDWIGVRDKAYPLPPVDLAGRRG, encoded by the coding sequence ATGCTTCACAACAGCCACCCTGCAGGTAGCCAGACAATGAAAGACGATCCCGACAAGACCCTGCCGGCGCTCACGCGCCGTCGCTTTTTCCAGGGCCTCACCCTTATCCCCGTTGCCGCAGCGCTGCCGGGCTGCGCCCCGGGTGATGCCCCCGGCCAGGCCGCGACCCGCGCCGAAGCGGGCACGCCGTATGCCCCGCAGTTCTTCACGACGGCAGAGTGGGCCTTCGTGGTGGCGGCCTGCGACCGGCTGATTCCCTCGGATGAGGTGGGGCCAGGCGCGGTGGAATCGGGCGTGCCCGAGTTCCTTGACCGCCACATGCAGACACCCTACGCCGCTGGGGATATCTGGTACATGCAGGGCCCCTTCCTGGAAGCGCCCAGCGAGTTTGGCTACCAGGGCAAGCTGGCGCTGCGCGACATCCTGCGTGTGGGCATTGCTGCATTTGATGCGCAGTGCCGCAAGCAGCACCAGGGCAAGACCTTTGCGCAGCTGGACCACGCCGAGCAGGAGACGCTGCTGAAGGCGGCCGAGGGCGGCAAGCTCGAGCTGGAAGGCATTTCAAGCAAGTTGTTCTTCTCCAACCTGCTGGGTGAGGTGAAGAACGGCTACTTCGCCGATCCCAAGTACGGCGCGAACAAGGATATGGGGGCCTGGAAGATGATCGGGTACCCCGGCGTGCGCGCCGATTACCTGGATTGGATTGGGGTACGGGACAAGGCCTACCCCTTGCCGCCCGTGGATCTGGCTGGACGGAGAGGCTGA
- a CDS encoding cytochrome c yields the protein MKKLFLWMVAVGLVVLLAALAYAFVPTKTRVLADGPAPDAALIERGRYLAAAGDCTACHTRPGGKPFAGGLPVASPLGNIYSTNITPDKDTGIGGYSLDDFDRAVRHGIAPDGRTLYPAMPYPSYARITDEDVRALHAYFLHGDIAPVKEANKPVEITWPLSMRWPLAIWRKTFAPQADAVAFDASRFSDAQLARGAYLVQGLGHCGSCHTPRGFALQEKALDESGAAYLSGGQIIDGWNAVNLRGNPADGLGRWSEQDIVDTLQTGRNAHSTVVGTPMADVVVHSTQKLTEEDLRAIAVYLKQLPGSGHDPSSFAASDATARKLQAGINDSRGAELFVDNCAACHRTDAHGYKDVFPAIAGNPTVLADDPTSVVRLLLHGSALPSTDKRPSNLGMPGFAERLSDEEIAQLATFIRQEFGNTASAVDAGQARKVRAQLQKEQKQTAAAHDPTNASDDEAPAK from the coding sequence ATGAAGAAGCTGTTCCTCTGGATGGTGGCGGTTGGCCTGGTCGTGCTGCTGGCGGCCCTCGCCTACGCATTTGTGCCAACCAAGACCCGTGTACTGGCCGATGGCCCTGCGCCCGATGCGGCCCTGATCGAACGCGGCCGCTACCTGGCGGCGGCGGGCGACTGCACCGCCTGCCACACGCGGCCGGGCGGGAAGCCGTTTGCTGGCGGGCTGCCGGTGGCCTCGCCGCTGGGCAACATCTACAGCACCAACATCACCCCGGACAAGGACACCGGCATTGGTGGCTATTCGCTGGATGATTTTGACCGCGCGGTGCGGCACGGCATCGCACCCGATGGCCGCACTCTGTACCCGGCCATGCCCTACCCCTCGTATGCGCGCATCACCGATGAGGATGTGCGGGCGCTGCATGCCTACTTCCTGCACGGTGATATTGCCCCGGTGAAGGAAGCGAACAAGCCGGTGGAGATCACCTGGCCGCTGTCGATGCGCTGGCCGTTGGCCATCTGGCGCAAGACCTTCGCGCCACAGGCCGATGCGGTGGCCTTCGATGCCAGTCGCTTCAGCGATGCGCAGCTGGCACGGGGCGCCTACCTGGTGCAGGGCCTTGGTCATTGCGGCAGCTGCCACACGCCGCGCGGGTTTGCACTGCAGGAAAAGGCACTGGACGAATCAGGCGCTGCATACCTCAGTGGTGGCCAGATCATCGATGGCTGGAACGCGGTGAACCTGCGTGGCAACCCGGCCGATGGCCTGGGCCGCTGGAGCGAGCAGGACATCGTGGACACGCTGCAGACCGGCCGCAACGCGCACAGCACCGTTGTGGGTACGCCGATGGCCGACGTGGTGGTGCACAGCACGCAGAAGCTGACCGAGGAAGATCTGCGGGCCATAGCCGTGTACCTGAAGCAGTTGCCGGGCAGCGGTCATGACCCCTCCTCGTTTGCTGCCAGCGATGCCACCGCGCGCAAGCTGCAGGCGGGTATCAACGACAGCCGCGGCGCCGAGCTGTTTGTGGACAACTGCGCGGCCTGCCACCGCACCGATGCCCACGGTTACAAGGACGTGTTCCCGGCCATCGCGGGCAACCCGACCGTGCTGGCGGACGACCCGACCTCGGTGGTGCGCCTGCTGCTGCACGGCAGCGCGTTGCCCTCCACCGACAAACGCCCCTCCAACCTGGGCATGCCGGGCTTTGCCGAGCGCCTGAGCGATGAAGAAATCGCCCAGCTGGCGACCTTCATTCGCCAGGAGTTTGGCAATACGGCGTCTGCAGTGGATGCGGGCCAGGCCAGGAAGGTGCGGGCGCAGTTGCAGAAGGAGCAGAAGCAAACTGCGGCGGCGCACGACCCAACCAATGCTTCTGACGATGAGGCGCCTGCCAAGTAA